A single region of the Niveibacterium umoris genome encodes:
- the queA gene encoding tRNA preQ1(34) S-adenosylmethionine ribosyltransferase-isomerase QueA, with amino-acid sequence MPLTVSEFDFDLPPELIAQAPLAERSASRLLHVGQDDLQDLGFKALPDLLSPGDLLIFNDSRVLHARLYGRKATGGEVEILIERPLGDHEALAMIRASKSPKPGTRITLMDAFEVEVLGRAGEFFHLRFPPGATVVDWIERYGRLPLPPYIDRAAAEADETRYQTVYAQALGSVAAPTAGLHFDEALLAQLRERGIETAAVTLHVGAGTFQPVRVEHIADHVMHTEWYIIPQDAVDAIARTRARGGRVVCVGTTSLRALESAARGGELQAGAAETDIFITPGFNFRVADALITNFHLPRSTLLMLVSAFAGQARILQAYGHAIANRYRFFSYGDAMLLEKAPT; translated from the coding sequence ATGCCCTTAACTGTTTCAGAGTTTGATTTCGATCTGCCTCCCGAATTGATCGCGCAGGCGCCACTGGCCGAACGCAGCGCGAGCCGTTTGCTGCATGTCGGGCAAGACGATCTGCAGGATCTGGGCTTCAAAGCGCTGCCCGATCTGCTGTCGCCGGGCGATCTGCTGATCTTCAACGACAGCCGCGTACTGCACGCCCGCCTCTACGGCCGCAAAGCGACCGGCGGCGAGGTCGAGATCCTGATCGAGCGCCCGCTCGGCGACCACGAGGCCCTTGCGATGATCCGCGCGAGCAAATCACCCAAGCCCGGCACCCGGATCACGCTGATGGATGCATTCGAGGTCGAAGTGCTTGGGCGCGCCGGCGAGTTCTTCCACTTGCGCTTCCCGCCCGGCGCCACCGTGGTCGACTGGATCGAGCGCTACGGCCGCCTGCCCTTGCCGCCTTATATCGACCGTGCTGCCGCCGAAGCAGACGAAACGCGCTATCAGACTGTGTATGCGCAGGCGCTGGGATCGGTTGCGGCGCCGACGGCGGGCCTGCATTTCGACGAGGCGCTGCTCGCACAGCTCCGCGAGCGCGGCATAGAGACCGCAGCGGTCACACTGCATGTCGGCGCGGGCACATTCCAGCCAGTCCGCGTCGAACACATCGCAGACCACGTCATGCACACCGAGTGGTACATCATCCCGCAGGACGCGGTGGATGCGATCGCACGCACCCGTGCGCGCGGTGGCCGCGTCGTCTGTGTTGGCACCACCAGCCTGCGGGCTTTGGAATCGGCGGCCCGCGGCGGCGAACTCCAGGCCGGCGCCGCCGAGACGGACATCTTCATCACACCCGGCTTCAATTTCCGTGTCGCCGACGCGCTGATCACCAATTTCCACCTCCCCCGTTCGACCCTGCTGATGCTGGTCTCCGCTTTTGCGGGGCAAGCGCGCATCCTGCAGGCGTACGGGCATGCCATCGCCAACCGCTATCGTTTCTTCAGCTACGGCGATGCCATGCTGCTTGAGAAAGCCCCGACATGA
- a CDS encoding TIGR03013 family XrtA/PEP-CTERM system glycosyltransferase codes for MLRLFNHYVPANAFAQILFDSVLLFAAILIAAAAQFSGGVALVESVAPSALIFATIMIMLNSALGLYRGGPTSSLYDTLARILLSLLASIPIAYAVFRVLPWGSFDQRQGELTVVLILGSILALRGFVVGAAGEPLWRRRVMVIGTGDEAAAVDHSLRNLHSRALQVIGFYPAVNNDDVAVSNHRILPSNASLLEAVRAHDVNEIIVAVRERRGGSMSLKQLLDCKLAGVKVLDLSSFYERVRGQVRIDSLKASWLIYGEGFRQGWLRSAIKRTFDLVVGAAILLMALPIMLVTAVAIAIESGMPIFYTQERVGRGGRVFHVIKFRSMRTDAEKDGKPRWASAKDDRVTRVGRVIRKTRIDELPQLLNVIRGEMSLVGPRPERPYFVDQLARDIPFFAVRHSVKPGLTGWAQVRYQYGSTVDDAVQKLQYDLYYVKNHTLFLDVLILAETVRVVLTGEGAH; via the coding sequence ATGCTGCGACTCTTCAATCACTACGTGCCTGCGAACGCATTCGCGCAGATTCTCTTCGACAGCGTATTGTTGTTCGCGGCAATCCTTATCGCCGCTGCAGCCCAGTTCAGCGGCGGGGTTGCATTGGTCGAGTCGGTTGCGCCGTCCGCCCTGATTTTCGCAACCATCATGATCATGTTGAACAGCGCACTCGGGCTCTATCGCGGAGGGCCAACGTCGAGCCTCTACGACACGCTGGCGCGCATTCTCCTCTCGCTGTTGGCGAGCATCCCTATCGCGTATGCCGTTTTTCGCGTATTGCCGTGGGGTTCGTTCGACCAGCGTCAGGGCGAACTGACCGTGGTGCTGATTCTCGGCTCGATTCTCGCGCTACGAGGCTTCGTGGTCGGCGCTGCGGGCGAACCCCTCTGGCGTCGGCGCGTGATGGTGATCGGAACGGGTGATGAAGCGGCCGCTGTCGATCACAGTCTTCGCAATCTGCATTCGCGTGCCCTTCAAGTCATCGGGTTTTACCCCGCCGTCAACAACGACGATGTGGCGGTATCGAATCACCGCATCCTGCCTTCGAACGCTTCGCTGCTTGAAGCGGTGCGGGCGCACGACGTGAATGAAATCATCGTTGCAGTCCGCGAGCGGCGTGGCGGTTCAATGTCGCTCAAGCAACTGCTCGATTGCAAACTTGCTGGCGTAAAGGTGCTTGACCTCTCGTCGTTCTACGAACGCGTGCGTGGGCAGGTGCGCATCGACTCACTCAAGGCCAGTTGGTTGATCTACGGAGAAGGGTTCCGTCAGGGCTGGTTGCGGTCAGCCATCAAGCGGACATTCGATCTGGTGGTGGGCGCTGCGATACTGTTGATGGCGTTGCCCATCATGCTGGTGACCGCAGTGGCGATAGCGATTGAGTCCGGGATGCCGATCTTCTACACGCAGGAGCGGGTCGGCCGCGGCGGGCGAGTGTTCCACGTCATCAAGTTCCGCAGCATGCGGACCGACGCGGAAAAGGACGGCAAGCCTCGCTGGGCGTCGGCCAAGGATGATCGGGTGACCCGGGTGGGACGGGTTATTCGCAAGACGCGGATCGACGAGTTGCCGCAGCTGTTGAACGTGATTCGCGGCGAGATGAGCCTAGTCGGTCCGCGCCCGGAACGTCCCTATTTCGTGGATCAGCTCGCGCGCGACATTCCGTTCTTTGCGGTTCGCCATAGCGTAAAGCCGGGATTAACAGGCTGGGCGCAGGTGCGTTATCAGTACGGATCAACGGTTGATGATGCTGTGCAGAAACTCCAGTACGACCTGTATTACGTCAAGAATCACACGCTGTTTCTTGATGTTCTCATCCTCGCCGAAACGGTTCGTGTTGTGCTCACCGGCGAAGGGGCTCATTGA
- the prsR gene encoding PEP-CTERM-box response regulator transcription factor: MNDRKRTLLIVEDDPALQKQMKWAFDQYEVVTAADRESAITQIRRYEPAVVTMDLGLPPSPDDTSEGFRLLGEILSLAPDTKVIVLTGQHDRENAVRAVGAGAYDFFAKPFEPELLMLTIDRAFRLFDLQHENRRLQAQHAGGPLSSVITRDAAMLRILRTIEKVASANVTVMLLGESGTGKEVLARGLHEASPRRAARFIAINCAAIPENLLESELFGYEKGAFTGAVKQTPGKFELAHKGTLFLDEIGDLPIALQAKLLRFLQERVVERIGGREEIPVDVRIVCATHQDLKSLIAQGRFREDLFYRLAEIVVDIPPVRDRDGDAMLLAHAFVQRFATEHRRNSMVLTDDALAALAAHRWPGNVRELENCIKRAVIMADAGRITADDLGLNVPDEDLDALNLRAVRDEAERRAVVRVLARVNGNIARAAEVLGISRPTLYDLMNRFGLKKDPV, translated from the coding sequence ATGAACGACCGAAAACGCACACTTTTGATTGTTGAGGATGATCCCGCGCTGCAGAAGCAGATGAAATGGGCGTTCGACCAGTATGAGGTCGTTACGGCGGCGGATCGGGAATCTGCGATTACGCAGATCAGGCGCTACGAGCCGGCTGTGGTGACGATGGACCTGGGGCTGCCGCCATCGCCAGACGACACGAGCGAAGGCTTCCGGCTGCTCGGCGAGATCCTCTCTCTGGCGCCTGATACCAAGGTGATCGTGCTGACCGGACAGCACGACCGAGAGAACGCGGTGCGAGCTGTGGGCGCAGGCGCCTACGATTTCTTTGCGAAACCTTTCGAACCTGAGTTGCTGATGCTTACGATCGACCGGGCGTTCCGCCTGTTCGACCTTCAGCACGAAAACCGGCGCTTGCAGGCGCAGCACGCTGGCGGGCCGCTTTCCAGCGTGATCACCCGTGATGCGGCGATGCTTCGCATCCTGCGCACGATCGAGAAAGTCGCCTCCGCGAACGTAACCGTCATGTTGCTCGGCGAGAGCGGCACCGGTAAGGAAGTCCTCGCGCGAGGTTTGCATGAAGCCTCACCGCGGCGCGCGGCGCGTTTCATAGCTATCAACTGCGCCGCAATTCCTGAGAACTTGCTCGAAAGCGAGCTCTTTGGCTATGAGAAGGGGGCGTTCACCGGTGCGGTCAAGCAGACCCCCGGTAAATTCGAACTCGCCCATAAAGGCACCCTGTTTCTCGACGAAATCGGGGATTTGCCAATAGCCTTGCAGGCAAAGCTGCTTCGCTTCCTGCAAGAACGCGTCGTCGAGCGGATTGGCGGGCGCGAGGAAATTCCCGTGGACGTGCGAATTGTCTGCGCGACCCACCAGGATCTGAAATCTTTGATCGCACAGGGAAGGTTTCGCGAGGATCTCTTCTACCGGCTGGCTGAGATTGTTGTCGACATTCCGCCGGTACGTGATCGCGATGGCGACGCCATGTTGCTGGCGCACGCGTTCGTTCAGCGGTTCGCGACGGAGCACCGCAGGAATTCCATGGTGCTTACTGATGATGCGCTGGCCGCACTGGCAGCACATCGTTGGCCAGGGAACGTTCGCGAGCTAGAGAACTGCATCAAGCGCGCGGTGATCATGGCAGACGCTGGACGCATCACGGCGGACGATCTTGGCCTCAATGTTCCAGACGAAGATCTGGATGCCCTGAACTTGCGCGCGGTCCGTGACGAGGCTGAGCGACGTGCAGTGGTGCGCGTGTTGGCGCGGGTGAACGGCAACATCGCACGTGCGGCGGAAGTCCTCGGAATCAGTCGTCCGACACTTTACGATCTGATGAATCGATTCGGGTTGAAGAAAGACCCGGTCTGA
- the prsK gene encoding XrtA/PEP-CTERM system histidine kinase PrsK, whose translation MNAVPAGIAATGFGIAAIVFVLVGLHLRLSWRGGRQGALLLYAVAASLAWAAAGLGFSLEPSWLSWAFVGMLDCLRIAAWLLFLLSLLQAGAPDLPRPLVQVRQVTLAILGLRFLSELLGANGLLSGVLGGQVSTVLALASAVAGLVTIEQLYRNFPEQSRWGIKPLAIGLIGAFFFDTYVAADAFMFRRIDLTLWGVRGFVWSASMILVAISAGRSRQWNFRISVSREVVFHSATLGVAGVFLLVVAAAGYWVRYFGGEWGGALQVLLLFSGLLGCAIVLFSGSFRARLRVLLSKHFFSYRYDYRAEWLRFTQSLAVSGASADLAAAVIRGLADLVESPGGLLWLKDHNGRFVPFGRLNHVQVDASEPVGGPFAQFLQSRGWIVDLAEVRSQPSIYEGFSPPEWLEQVPDAWLIVPLFVEVELVGFVVLMTARTTIDVDWEVLDLLKTASRQAAVHLGRHQATEALLEAQKFDAFNRMSAFVVHDLKNLVAQLQLMLRNADRHKDNPEFQQDMLDTVRHVQERMKALMSQLQEKRSIDMRRPVALAELAQRIADSKRHQRPAVKVVQESSPVAMAHPERIERVIGHLVQNAIDATGDDGIVGIRVFEQAGVACVEVADNGCGMSAQFVRERLFKPFQSTKDAGMGIGAYETLQYITELGGRIDVNSEPGRGTSMQVWLPCVRDEAVPAEAA comes from the coding sequence ATGAACGCTGTTCCTGCGGGCATTGCGGCAACCGGATTCGGAATTGCCGCGATTGTCTTTGTGTTGGTCGGGCTGCACCTTCGACTGAGTTGGCGAGGAGGTCGCCAGGGGGCGTTGCTGCTCTACGCGGTCGCAGCGAGCCTGGCCTGGGCTGCGGCTGGGCTCGGATTCTCCCTGGAGCCATCGTGGTTATCGTGGGCTTTCGTCGGCATGCTCGACTGCCTGAGGATCGCCGCATGGCTCCTGTTCCTGCTGTCGCTGCTTCAGGCGGGGGCACCAGATCTGCCGCGTCCGCTTGTGCAGGTACGTCAGGTCACGCTCGCGATCCTTGGCCTCCGCTTCCTCAGTGAACTCCTTGGTGCAAACGGGCTATTGTCCGGTGTGCTAGGAGGGCAAGTCTCCACCGTACTTGCGCTGGCAAGTGCCGTTGCGGGCCTGGTGACTATCGAGCAGCTCTATCGCAACTTCCCCGAGCAGTCGCGCTGGGGCATCAAGCCGCTCGCGATCGGCCTGATTGGCGCGTTCTTCTTCGATACCTATGTTGCCGCAGACGCCTTCATGTTCCGGCGTATCGACCTGACCCTCTGGGGCGTCAGGGGATTCGTCTGGTCGGCATCCATGATTCTGGTGGCAATATCTGCGGGTCGCAGTCGGCAGTGGAATTTCCGCATCAGTGTGTCGCGAGAGGTGGTCTTCCACTCGGCCACGCTGGGCGTCGCGGGGGTCTTTTTGCTCGTCGTCGCGGCGGCAGGGTATTGGGTGCGCTATTTTGGTGGGGAGTGGGGCGGCGCGCTGCAGGTGCTGCTGCTGTTCAGCGGGTTGCTGGGTTGCGCGATCGTGCTGTTCTCCGGCTCGTTCCGCGCACGGCTTCGCGTTCTGCTGTCAAAGCACTTCTTCAGTTATCGCTATGACTATCGCGCCGAGTGGTTGCGATTTACACAGTCCCTGGCTGTCTCGGGCGCGAGCGCAGATCTTGCCGCGGCGGTCATTCGCGGTCTTGCCGATCTTGTCGAAAGTCCGGGCGGCCTTCTGTGGCTCAAGGATCACAATGGGCGTTTCGTGCCGTTTGGTCGGCTCAATCATGTGCAGGTCGATGCGTCAGAGCCTGTCGGCGGCCCGTTTGCACAGTTTCTTCAGTCGCGTGGATGGATTGTGGATCTGGCTGAGGTGCGCAGCCAGCCTTCGATCTACGAGGGATTCTCGCCACCCGAATGGCTGGAACAGGTGCCCGACGCGTGGCTGATTGTTCCCCTGTTCGTCGAAGTCGAGCTGGTCGGATTCGTTGTCCTGATGACTGCGCGAACGACGATTGATGTTGACTGGGAGGTTCTTGACCTCTTGAAGACGGCTTCGCGCCAGGCCGCGGTCCACCTGGGAAGGCATCAGGCGACCGAAGCGCTGCTGGAGGCGCAGAAGTTCGATGCCTTCAATCGCATGTCTGCGTTTGTCGTGCACGATTTGAAGAATCTGGTCGCCCAACTGCAGCTGATGTTGCGTAACGCAGACCGACACAAGGACAACCCCGAGTTCCAGCAGGACATGCTCGACACGGTGAGGCACGTGCAGGAACGCATGAAGGCCTTGATGTCCCAGTTGCAGGAAAAGCGCTCGATCGATATGCGGCGTCCGGTGGCGCTCGCTGAACTGGCGCAACGTATAGCCGACTCCAAGCGGCATCAGCGCCCGGCCGTCAAGGTGGTTCAAGAAAGCTCTCCAGTGGCAATGGCGCATCCGGAGCGGATCGAACGGGTGATCGGGCATCTCGTTCAAAATGCGATCGATGCCACTGGTGACGATGGTATTGTGGGAATCAGGGTGTTTGAACAGGCTGGCGTGGCGTGTGTTGAAGTCGCCGATAACGGGTGTGGAATGTCCGCACAGTTTGTACGCGAACGCCTGTTCAAACCGTTCCAGAGCACCAAGGACGCCGGAATGGGGATCGGCGCCTACGAGACCCTGCAGTACATCACCGAATTGGGCGGCAGGATCGACGTGAATAGTGAACCCGGGCGGGGAACTTCCATGCAAGTGTGGCTTCCTTGCGTGCGGGATGAGGCGGTGCCGGCTGAGGCGGCTTAG
- a CDS encoding YbaY family lipoprotein, with amino-acid sequence MAAGKPNARRRTAFAVLALAMAGVGSLPETAHATVRGRINYGDGMALPPQAVIDIELTDISKSGAPAQVLARMRLSAEEDGPIPFEISVPSARIDQQRTYVLSARISYGGKLLYANTTTHRVLTQGAPIKVDLRVERVEV; translated from the coding sequence ATGGCTGCAGGCAAACCAAACGCCCGGCGACGCACCGCTTTTGCCGTGCTCGCCCTCGCAATGGCCGGAGTCGGTTCCCTGCCGGAAACCGCTCACGCCACCGTTCGAGGTCGTATCAATTACGGCGACGGCATGGCTTTGCCGCCGCAAGCCGTGATCGACATCGAGTTGACCGATATCTCCAAATCCGGCGCTCCGGCGCAGGTTCTGGCGCGGATGCGCTTGTCCGCCGAGGAAGACGGTCCGATTCCATTCGAGATTTCGGTTCCGTCCGCACGCATCGATCAGCAGCGTACCTATGTGCTGTCGGCGCGCATTTCGTACGGCGGCAAGCTGCTATATGCCAACACGACGACGCACCGGGTGCTGACTCAGGGCGCGCCGATCAAGGTTGATCTGCGTGTTGAGCGCGTAGAGGTCTGA
- the cobA gene encoding uroporphyrinogen-III C-methyltransferase has product MSTAHRPTPTGMVFLVGAGPGEADLLTVRAARIIATADAVVYDHLVGDGVMALIRADAEKIYVGKQAGNHTLAQNAINELLVRLAKAGRQVVRLKGGDPFIFGRGGEEILQLTESGIPFEVVPGVTAASGAAAFAGIPLTHREIARTCVLATGHFHDGTCDLDWQSLARPDQTIVIYMGIGALGVISEALIRHGLAPDTPAAAIRNATLPSQQTVVGTLADLPQRVQVAELKPPALLIIGGVVALRDRLNWFERGAAEA; this is encoded by the coding sequence ATGAGCACAGCACATCGACCAACACCAACCGGAATGGTCTTTCTCGTCGGTGCAGGCCCAGGAGAAGCGGACCTGCTGACCGTACGCGCCGCGAGAATCATCGCGACGGCAGACGCCGTGGTGTACGACCACTTGGTGGGGGATGGCGTGATGGCGCTGATTCGCGCCGACGCCGAAAAGATCTACGTCGGCAAGCAGGCCGGAAATCACACGCTTGCCCAGAACGCGATCAATGAACTACTGGTGCGACTGGCGAAGGCCGGCAGGCAAGTGGTGCGCCTCAAGGGTGGGGATCCATTCATCTTCGGACGCGGCGGAGAAGAAATCCTGCAACTGACCGAGTCCGGCATCCCGTTCGAAGTCGTCCCGGGCGTCACTGCCGCCAGCGGCGCCGCGGCCTTCGCCGGCATCCCGCTGACACACCGTGAAATCGCGCGCACCTGCGTCCTGGCGACGGGGCACTTCCATGACGGAACGTGTGATCTTGACTGGCAAAGTCTCGCCCGCCCGGATCAAACGATCGTGATCTACATGGGCATTGGCGCGCTCGGAGTGATCAGCGAAGCACTCATCCGCCACGGCTTGGCGCCAGACACCCCCGCCGCAGCGATCCGCAACGCCACGCTGCCAAGCCAACAAACCGTAGTTGGAACGCTGGCAGATCTGCCGCAGCGCGTTCAGGTTGCCGAACTCAAACCGCCCGCCCTGCTGATCATCGGCGGCGTCGTAGCGCTACGCGACCGGCTCAACTGGTTCGAGCGGGGTGCGGCAGAAGCGTAG